The genomic interval TAGATCGATCTCTGTGCTTGGACCAGGTCCTACACGATTACCGAGCTAATTGCTCGGTCTGTGATGGCGAAATAAAGACGGAGGGGTGTACCTGGGGATGGTTTGCCTAGGATAGGAGGACTAGCcaaatactccttcagcttgacgaaggcttcctcgcattcCTTCGTCTAGGTAAATCTATTGTTCTTCCTCAAGCATTGAAAATATGGGTACCCCTTATCACCACTAGCTGATAGGAAGCGGGACAGGGCAGCCATGCGTCCAGTTAATTGTTGGACCTCCTTTACGTTAGCGGGACTTCTCATTCCAATAATTGCAACACATTTGTCAGGGTTAGCCTCTATGTCCCTCTCGGTCAACAGAAAACCGAGAAACTTTCCTGCCTCTACTCCAAATacgcacttctctgggttcaACTTTAAGTTGTACTTGGCTATTCTCGCAAACAACTCTTCCATATCAATGATGTGTTGACCTTTCTCTAAGGATGTCACGACCATGTCTTCTACGTATGCCTTACACTTCGCCCGAAAAAGGGAGCCAAAATTCTGTCCATCAACCTCTAATATGTGACACCAGCGTTCTTAAGGCCAAAGGGCAtgaccttatagcagtaacttgCAAATTTGGTCATAAAGGCGGTCTTGTTTTCATCACTGGGTGCATACGTATCTGATTATACTTCGAGAATGCGTCCAAAAAGCTCAACAGGCGACAACCCGAAGCAGTGTCTACCAAAGAGTCGATGCTCGGTAGAGGGTATGAGTCCTTGGGGTAGGCTTTATTCCaatctgtgaagtcgacgcacatcctccacttcccattagCCTTCTGTACAAATATTAcgtttgccaaccactcaggatattgaacttccctgatatggTTGACACCTAACAACTTTTGAGTCTTTGTCCTTATAATCAAGCgtttctcctcgttgaacttcctcctcctaTGGACCACTGGACGGACACTTTCATCCACAGTGAGTCTACGATATAGGAATTCGGGGTCTATCCCAGGCATGTCGGCGGAGGACCAAGCAAATGCGTCCATATGTTTGGCTATTACTTCGACTATCTTGTCCTGCAATGTTGTGTCTACTGAAGCACCCATCTTGAACATCTTTCCACCTATCTCTTTTTCCTGGACGTCACCCGCGGGCCCTGGTCATCGTCTGTCGACAATTTCAGTCTCCAGGACTTCAACGGTTCTTCCTCCTTGGATGGCAGTTGCTGAGTACGTCCTCCTTCTATTCTTCAGACTACTTTCATAGCATTTCCGTGCAGCCTTCTGGTCGGATTTAATAATGGTCACATCCCCATCTAGTAagggcaacttcatcttcatgtgcttGGTTGAGGCTATCGCCCTCAGCCTGTTTAGGGAGGGTCTGCCCAAGAGTAAGTTATAGGCCGAAAGCATATTAACTACAACGTACCTTATAACAATGGTCCTTGCGGCCTTATCATCGGAGAAGGTCATCCTCAACGTACCCTTGTACCTCTACTTGGTCCCCCGCAAAGTCTACCAAGCATCCATCGTGTGGCCTCAACTGATCGGGGGATATCCGCAAATTGCCGAACGTtgaccaaaacatcacatctgcaaAGCTGCCTTGATCAATGAGAACTTGGTGCACTCTCCTCCCTACCATAATGACGGATATCACCACTGGGTCATTGTCGTGGGGAACCACATCTCCCAAGTCAGACTTCTTGAAACTCAAGCCAGGCTCGGGCGAAGTATCCGTGCTTCTCATGTCCAAGGACATCACGACCCTTGCGTACCTTTTGCGTTTGGTGGCGATGCTACCACCCCCCGAGAATCCTCCTGAAATAGTATTCAACTCTCCGTTGACGGGTACTT from Phaseolus vulgaris cultivar G19833 chromosome 1, P. vulgaris v2.0, whole genome shotgun sequence carries:
- the LOC137815884 gene encoding uncharacterized protein, producing MSYKKSGPKTKGGEEETRPKFWVSYKELIALPEVSEKLRFPQKADTNLWSRKDLWCEFHKGFGHSIEQCLVLGHQLIEMLKEGFLKEYLEANPEEPQGEAISGEQTHEVPVNGELNTISGGFSGGGSIATKRKRYARVVMSLDMRSTDTSPEPGLSFKKSDLGDVVPHDNDPVVISVIMVGRRVHQVLIDQGSFADVMFWSTFGNLRISPDQLRPHDGCLVDFAGDQVEVQGPSLNRLRAIASTKHMKMKLPLLDGDVTIIKSDQKAARKCYESSLKNRRRTYSATAIQGGRTVEVLETEIVDRR